Proteins encoded in a region of the Desulfovibrio sp. JC010 genome:
- a CDS encoding HD domain-containing phosphohydrolase, which yields MNMALKKKECPETFELTTKDPGQPVVLIVDDNNLNIDLMVEVLKDQYSLQVALDGQRCLELLENFTPDIILLDVMMPGMDGYELCRRLKSNSATAKIPVIFITARTQEDNEAEGFACGAVDYIAKPISPPVLQARVATHIELSRKQSAFEERINRQVLEIRNSQEDAVFMLGTAGHYNDDDTGVHIWRMADYSKALAKAVLWPVEQQRLIQLAASMHDTGKIGIPDAILKKPGKLTEAEWVEMRKHSELGHRILSVSSCPLFQMAAEIALHHHERWDGGGYPHNLKGEEIPEVARIVAVADVFDALTSSRPYKEAWPVKKAFEYIADSKGHFEPRLAETFLSISDRILEIKEYWAADESKMRILK from the coding sequence ATGAATATGGCTTTGAAAAAAAAGGAATGTCCTGAAACTTTTGAATTGACAACCAAAGATCCGGGACAGCCTGTGGTACTCATAGTTGATGACAATAATCTCAATATCGACCTGATGGTTGAGGTCCTTAAGGATCAATACAGTTTGCAGGTCGCCCTGGATGGGCAGAGGTGTCTGGAGCTTCTGGAAAATTTTACCCCGGACATCATCCTGCTCGATGTAATGATGCCGGGCATGGACGGATATGAACTATGCAGGAGGCTTAAAAGCAACTCCGCTACGGCGAAGATTCCGGTCATCTTCATCACCGCCAGAACGCAGGAAGATAATGAGGCCGAAGGATTTGCCTGCGGTGCTGTGGATTATATTGCAAAGCCGATTTCACCGCCTGTGCTTCAGGCCAGAGTTGCCACCCACATTGAACTCAGCCGCAAGCAGAGTGCTTTTGAAGAACGCATAAACCGGCAGGTGCTGGAGATCAGGAATTCTCAGGAGGATGCGGTCTTTATGCTCGGAACTGCCGGGCATTATAATGACGACGATACCGGAGTCCATATCTGGCGCATGGCTGATTATTCCAAGGCTCTGGCTAAAGCGGTGCTCTGGCCAGTTGAACAGCAAAGGCTGATTCAGCTGGCGGCTTCCATGCACGATACCGGTAAAATAGGCATTCCTGATGCTATTTTGAAAAAGCCGGGCAAGCTGACAGAAGCGGAATGGGTGGAGATGCGCAAACATTCCGAACTGGGCCACAGGATACTTTCAGTTTCGAGCTGTCCTTTGTTCCAGATGGCTGCGGAGATCGCTCTGCACCACCATGAACGTTGGGACGGCGGCGGCTATCCGCATAACCTGAAAGGAGAAGAGATACCGGAAGTTGCCAGAATAGTAGCCGTGGCCGATGTTTTTGACGCACTGACCTCCAGCCGTCCTTACAAGGAGGCGTGGCCGGTAAAGAAGGCTTTTGAATATATAGCCGACAGCAAAGGTCACTTTGAGCCCAGACTGGCTGAAACATTTCTTTCCATTTCTGATCGCATACTGGAAATCAAAGAATACTGGGCTGCTGATGAATCGAAGATGCGTATTCTGAAATAA
- a CDS encoding SiaB family protein kinase, producing MSMELYSYYQEMQKQGTILYFNGPVSQTVVEGIAELLRDKLRADETGMGSVQRVFAVLVEQMQNIVRYSAERIEGNKGFDGEIAFGTLMVGHEEEDGSYYIACGNRVKTAESTEIARRIDILQGMNKDELKAYYKECRKKKKADSVKGAGLGFIDMARKSSRPLDYSITPIDGENSFFMMKVVTV from the coding sequence ATGTCGATGGAATTATATTCATATTATCAGGAAATGCAGAAACAGGGGACAATCCTTTACTTCAACGGCCCGGTTTCCCAGACAGTGGTTGAAGGGATTGCCGAACTGCTGCGGGACAAGCTGCGTGCGGATGAGACCGGCATGGGCTCTGTGCAGAGGGTCTTTGCCGTTCTGGTGGAGCAGATGCAGAACATCGTGCGTTACTCTGCTGAAAGGATTGAAGGCAATAAAGGATTTGACGGCGAAATAGCCTTTGGAACACTCATGGTCGGTCACGAGGAGGAAGACGGCAGCTACTATATCGCCTGCGGCAACCGGGTGAAAACTGCCGAGAGTACGGAAATCGCCAGAAGAATTGATATTCTTCAGGGGATGAACAAGGACGAGCTGAAGGCCTACTATAAAGAGTGCCGGAAAAAGAAAAAAGCCGACAGCGTTAAAGGAGCCGGGCTCGGTTTTATCGATATGGCCCGCAAATCCTCCCGTCCTCTGGATTATTCAATAACTCCCATCGACGGCGAAAATTCTTTTTTCATGATGAAAGTCGTGACTGTTTAG
- a CDS encoding PP2C family protein-serine/threonine phosphatase yields MSHIVSFLNYLMNWSVQRKMLIIMFFLTIIGPLGLLAAIEMKGARYASGLLMGILSLTVLLLIPFSRWISRIVALKPITEMNDHCNRLKSGDYSFVQEPPAEVEGHDFINLKRNMFWMGHAIAARERKLADAKSRLAEAKQQIDESIEYASFIQTAFLPGTNRLQKFLPRSFLLWQQRDSVGGDSYWFKEWGEGFFVGVIDCTGHGVPGAFMTLIVQSLLDRSSTVQSASPAEVLGNMNRQIKEALSQHDKESGSDDGMDCALCYLDPVNGKMTFAGANNPLYIADNEGVRLIKGDRCGLGYVRSPGDFVFTDHELELRQGMRFYLTTDGITDQIGGEKGFPFGKRRLMRFFEENFDSPIAAQGESLGRVLVGYQGRESRRDDVTVLGFEII; encoded by the coding sequence ATGAGTCATATTGTCAGTTTTCTGAATTACCTGATGAATTGGTCCGTGCAGCGCAAGATGCTTATCATTATGTTTTTTTTGACCATTATCGGCCCGCTCGGCCTGCTTGCAGCGATAGAAATGAAAGGGGCCAGATATGCCAGCGGTCTGCTCATGGGCATTCTCAGCCTTACGGTCCTGTTGCTGATCCCTTTTTCCCGCTGGATCAGCCGCATTGTGGCCTTGAAGCCCATTACTGAAATGAATGACCATTGCAACAGGCTTAAAAGCGGTGATTACTCTTTTGTTCAAGAGCCTCCGGCGGAAGTGGAAGGTCATGATTTCATCAACCTCAAGCGTAATATGTTCTGGATGGGCCATGCCATTGCGGCCAGAGAGCGGAAATTGGCCGACGCAAAAAGCAGGCTGGCTGAGGCCAAGCAGCAGATTGATGAAAGTATTGAGTATGCGAGTTTTATCCAGACCGCCTTTCTACCCGGTACCAATCGTCTGCAAAAGTTTTTACCCCGGAGTTTTCTGCTTTGGCAGCAGCGTGACAGTGTCGGCGGTGATTCGTACTGGTTCAAGGAATGGGGGGAAGGTTTTTTTGTCGGGGTTATTGATTGTACCGGGCATGGTGTTCCCGGAGCTTTCATGACCCTGATTGTGCAGTCCCTTTTAGACCGTTCATCCACTGTGCAGTCGGCCAGCCCGGCTGAAGTTCTGGGCAACATGAACAGGCAGATCAAGGAAGCTCTCAGCCAGCACGATAAAGAGTCCGGGTCCGATGACGGTATGGATTGTGCGCTTTGCTATCTGGACCCGGTAAATGGAAAAATGACCTTCGCCGGGGCCAACAATCCTCTCTACATCGCAGACAATGAGGGTGTCCGGCTGATTAAGGGAGACCGTTGCGGACTGGGCTATGTCCGCTCACCCGGTGATTTTGTTTTTACAGATCATGAACTGGAGTTGCGTCAGGGCATGCGTTTTTACCTGACCACTGACGGGATTACCGACCAGATCGGCGGGGAAAAGGGCTTCCCGTTTGGGAAGCGCAGACTGATGCGTTTTTTTGAAGAAAATTTTGATTCGCCCATTGCAGCGCAGGGCGAGTCTCTTGGAAGGGTTCTGGTTGGCTATCAGGGCCGTGAATCGCGCCGGGACGATGTTACCGTTCTGGGCTTTGAAATTATCTGA
- a CDS encoding ABC transporter substrate-binding protein has product MEKQECPPVELKSMLLLCFLLSALLFSSPAPAAEPLTIASSHWPPFASTSPGEPAFFNEVVTEAFALSGIEVRYIELPWARCVQQIKSGRTFGGIPFTKTIEREGFALFSDALFMTRNPVVFNKKLNPAYDYQGQESLKNYRLLGLLGWSYLEAWKKAGIKYKTVKNQDSAFKMINLNRAELTVFDEFAAMEYFRKHPEIGKNIGLSRTPYSNNKMHLMVSRKYPEAHKLVDIFNTNLRQLKSTGFLDRLAQKYGFPLELVMPQGE; this is encoded by the coding sequence ATGGAAAAGCAAGAATGTCCGCCAGTGGAATTAAAAAGCATGTTGCTGCTGTGTTTCCTGCTGTCTGCTCTTTTGTTCTCAAGCCCGGCACCTGCCGCAGAGCCGCTGACCATAGCCAGCAGCCACTGGCCTCCCTTTGCCAGCACAAGCCCCGGAGAACCCGCTTTTTTCAATGAGGTGGTAACTGAAGCATTTGCCCTCTCCGGCATAGAAGTGCGCTACATCGAACTCCCCTGGGCCAGATGTGTTCAACAAATAAAAAGCGGAAGAACTTTTGGCGGAATCCCGTTTACCAAGACAATAGAGCGTGAAGGATTCGCACTGTTCAGCGATGCGCTGTTCATGACCCGCAATCCGGTTGTGTTCAACAAAAAGCTTAATCCCGCATACGATTATCAGGGACAGGAAAGCCTGAAAAACTACCGGCTGCTGGGCCTCCTCGGCTGGTCCTATCTCGAAGCATGGAAAAAAGCAGGCATTAAATACAAAACGGTCAAGAATCAGGATTCAGCCTTTAAGATGATCAATCTGAATCGTGCCGAGCTGACTGTTTTTGATGAATTCGCAGCAATGGAATATTTCAGGAAACACCCGGAAATCGGAAAAAACATCGGTCTTTCCCGGACCCCATATAGCAACAACAAAATGCACCTCATGGTCTCGCGAAAATACCCTGAAGCGCATAAGCTGGTTGATATTTTCAACACAAATCTGCGCCAGCTGAAATCAACAGGATTTCTTGACCGGCTGGCACAAAAATACGGTTTTCCCCTTGAACTGGTCATGCCGCAGGGAGAATAA
- a CDS encoding sensor domain-containing diguanylate cyclase, with amino-acid sequence MVNDPFHKEQRLLDKAAAALKDGEGSEAAAKGVLNSLLKGYRKLLRQSRRLVTMGDRMQMTLNEVNRNLTVSEQKFRGIFENVTEGIYRCTAAGEIVEANPALAAMFGYDSPESFVGEVKNIKALFCNSKDYARYQKSLETGFSRRLEVTACTPAGKTIWAEISASVMHDSDDSECSGIVGVLTDITERRSMMEELCRLARTDSMTGLWNRGYFMELGNREVLRSIRNMEACSLLLIDVDFFKKVNDRYGHDVGDKVLIELAGIMSDSVRETDLVARIGGEEFVALLPGTSMGEARNVAGRMAQNVRNTVIEAGKDEFGITISMGLSTLCLGDDLERLMKNSDIALYAAKKKGRDRVEEYRDSSTRLSGIVQSEAGGEVQPQ; translated from the coding sequence ATGGTTAATGATCCCTTTCATAAAGAACAGCGTTTGCTGGATAAAGCCGCAGCAGCCTTAAAAGACGGAGAAGGCAGCGAGGCGGCGGCAAAGGGTGTTTTGAATTCTCTGCTTAAGGGGTACCGCAAGCTGCTTCGCCAGAGCAGGCGTCTGGTCACCATGGGTGATCGCATGCAGATGACCCTGAATGAAGTAAACCGCAACCTTACGGTCAGTGAGCAGAAATTTCGCGGTATATTTGAAAATGTTACCGAGGGAATTTATCGCTGCACCGCAGCCGGGGAGATTGTCGAAGCCAATCCGGCTCTGGCCGCCATGTTCGGCTACGACAGCCCTGAATCTTTTGTGGGTGAAGTAAAGAATATCAAAGCCCTGTTTTGTAATTCCAAAGATTATGCCCGTTATCAGAAGTCTCTTGAAACCGGGTTTTCCAGACGTTTGGAGGTGACAGCCTGCACCCCCGCAGGGAAGACCATCTGGGCGGAGATCAGTGCCAGTGTCATGCATGATTCCGATGACAGTGAATGCTCGGGTATTGTCGGTGTCCTCACAGATATAACCGAGCGCAGGAGCATGATGGAAGAACTCTGCCGACTGGCCCGCACCGACAGCATGACCGGCCTCTGGAACCGGGGCTATTTTATGGAGCTGGGCAACCGGGAGGTCCTGCGCAGCATCCGCAATATGGAAGCCTGCTCCCTGCTGCTTATCGATGTGGATTTTTTCAAGAAAGTCAACGACCGCTACGGACACGATGTGGGTGACAAGGTCTTGATAGAGCTGGCAGGCATCATGTCCGATTCGGTGCGCGAGACTGATCTGGTGGCCCGGATCGGGGGTGAGGAATTCGTTGCCCTGCTTCCGGGGACCAGTATGGGTGAAGCCCGCAATGTGGCCGGGCGGATGGCTCAAAATGTCCGTAATACCGTCATTGAGGCCGGAAAAGATGAATTCGGCATCACGATCAGCATGGGCCTTTCAACGCTTTGTCTTGGAGATGATCTTGAGCGGCTTATGAAGAACTCGGATATCGCCCTTTATGCCGCAAAGAAAAAAGGCCGGGACCGTGTAGAGGAGTATCGGGACAGCAGCACCCGGCTTTCCGGTATTGTACAAAGTGAAGCGGGCGGGGAGGTCCAGCCGCAATGA
- a CDS encoding hybrid sensor histidine kinase/response regulator, whose protein sequence is MRKKYSVTRIVVLIIVSTTTVALSLFGILDSLDLREKSNSRLQDTQVFLADNLSMTLAEPLWSLDMGMVRKLMLAAMAEKQICTIRLKSSDKLLTLRRDSNWRPLFVDSEQSRCRLEHVRTERDIWTDSRPIAKLEICSTDKFIHEELRRIFFATALRVVVTNLFLIFLLYFSLRRVIILPLKSIENYARKVQQGRNAYVQTGPGEEFVSVKNSIKDMVWELSERYEELDRSTAELAQLNSTLEHKVGKRTSELHDAKEAAELASRAKSDFLANMSHEIRTPMNAVLGMAYLASKTDLDSSQRHYIEKIDSSARSLLKIINDILDLSKVEAGMLRVEKTRFRIDQILEQAWTVVSFKAHEKKLEFLIDVARDVPVSLMGDPLRISQILINLCNNAVKFSEHGGILLGIAVVRRSDERVKLRFSVRDEGIGMTPEQMTAVFEPFAQADISTTRKFGGTGLGLSLCRQIVEIMGGEIGVDSIYGEGSTFWFEMDFEVAGQEEEKEYLESSFKGLRTLIVDDNPTSLSILREMFEQAGLEVTTAGSGNEALEILRNIPDRESFGLVAIDWRMPGMDGLELAAKISDDENISKVPPMMLVSAYADRYLLERMEKYDFIGLLYKPVNPALLHELLVANFGTRHEMLALQEECATVPVPYLEGASVLVVEDNEINRTVVREILAETRVRVHEVEDGGQALEFLEENEVDVVLMDIQMPVMDGYEATTRIREQERFRELPIVAMTAHAMTEDKARSKAVGMNGHVAKPFDPEDLFKVLSGLVNVKTAPPASWESGVREKVADSIEKFCSISGIDTAVGLRRVRGNEKLYRRMLADISENFSHADREFHKLLDSGEREKAVMLAHTIKGSAAMLGASDLAESSGILELAIAHGDDDTQEKLAQFSEKLAEVMEGLETLRVEEADCSSVFVSEFSKGLIDIAELRNGLAEMEPLLVKGSPVESMEKINGLRSLYWPDSLSVDLESLFKHVSGYEFKKGIELLGVIDQKLFDMERVK, encoded by the coding sequence ATGAGAAAAAAATATTCCGTGACCAGAATTGTAGTGCTGATAATTGTTTCCACTACAACCGTAGCCTTAAGCCTGTTCGGTATTCTTGATTCTCTGGACTTGCGAGAGAAAAGCAATTCCCGGTTGCAGGATACGCAGGTCTTTTTGGCGGACAACCTGAGCATGACTCTGGCAGAGCCGTTGTGGTCGCTTGATATGGGAATGGTCCGTAAGCTTATGCTGGCGGCAATGGCTGAAAAACAGATCTGCACCATTCGTTTGAAATCTTCTGACAAGCTGCTGACCCTTAGGCGTGATTCCAATTGGCGACCACTGTTTGTTGATTCAGAGCAGAGCCGGTGCCGACTTGAACATGTGCGCACAGAACGGGATATCTGGACGGACAGCAGGCCCATTGCCAAGCTTGAAATTTGTTCCACGGATAAGTTTATTCATGAAGAGTTGCGCCGGATTTTTTTTGCTACCGCGTTGCGGGTGGTTGTTACGAATTTGTTTTTAATATTTTTGCTCTATTTCAGCCTGCGCCGGGTCATAATTCTGCCGCTTAAGTCTATTGAGAATTATGCCCGTAAAGTGCAGCAGGGCAGGAATGCCTATGTCCAAACCGGTCCCGGCGAAGAATTTGTCAGCGTTAAGAATTCCATCAAGGATATGGTTTGGGAACTAAGTGAAAGGTACGAAGAATTAGACAGGAGCACGGCGGAGTTGGCGCAGTTGAATTCCACTCTGGAGCATAAAGTCGGCAAACGCACTTCCGAGTTGCATGATGCCAAGGAAGCGGCAGAGCTGGCCAGCAGGGCCAAGAGTGATTTTCTGGCCAATATGAGCCATGAAATTCGTACCCCCATGAATGCTGTTCTCGGCATGGCCTATCTTGCTTCCAAAACCGATCTGGACAGTTCTCAGCGGCACTATATTGAAAAAATTGACAGTTCTGCCCGTTCATTACTTAAAATAATTAATGACATTCTTGATTTATCCAAGGTGGAAGCCGGAATGCTGCGTGTCGAGAAAACGCGCTTTCGTATTGACCAGATTCTGGAACAGGCTTGGACCGTGGTTTCATTCAAGGCCCATGAGAAAAAGCTCGAATTCCTGATCGATGTTGCCAGGGACGTTCCGGTAAGTCTGATGGGTGATCCTTTGCGCATTTCCCAGATACTCATAAACCTTTGCAACAATGCCGTTAAATTCAGCGAGCATGGTGGGATTCTGCTGGGCATAGCGGTTGTCCGGCGCAGTGATGAACGGGTAAAGCTGCGTTTTTCAGTGCGCGATGAGGGGATCGGCATGACCCCGGAGCAGATGACCGCTGTTTTTGAGCCATTTGCGCAGGCAGATATTTCCACCACCCGCAAGTTCGGCGGCACAGGGCTGGGCTTAAGTCTTTGCCGCCAGATTGTGGAGATTATGGGCGGTGAAATAGGGGTGGACAGCATTTACGGCGAAGGCAGTACTTTCTGGTTTGAAATGGATTTTGAGGTTGCCGGGCAGGAAGAAGAAAAAGAATATTTGGAAAGTTCATTCAAGGGGCTGCGTACTTTAATAGTGGATGATAATCCCACATCACTTTCCATTCTCAGGGAGATGTTTGAACAGGCCGGTCTGGAGGTTACTACGGCAGGGTCCGGGAATGAGGCTTTGGAGATTTTACGCAACATTCCTGACCGGGAATCATTCGGATTAGTGGCAATAGATTGGCGCATGCCCGGTATGGACGGTCTTGAGCTGGCGGCAAAAATTTCAGATGACGAAAATATTAGCAAGGTCCCGCCCATGATGCTGGTTTCCGCATACGCAGATAGATACCTTCTTGAGAGAATGGAGAAGTACGATTTTATAGGTCTTTTGTATAAGCCTGTGAATCCGGCATTGCTTCATGAACTGCTGGTGGCGAACTTCGGAACCCGGCATGAAATGCTGGCTTTGCAGGAAGAGTGCGCAACTGTCCCGGTTCCGTATCTGGAAGGGGCCAGTGTTCTAGTTGTGGAAGATAATGAAATAAACAGGACAGTGGTGCGCGAAATTCTGGCCGAGACAAGGGTGCGGGTTCATGAAGTTGAGGATGGCGGACAGGCCTTGGAATTTCTGGAAGAAAATGAAGTTGATGTTGTTTTGATGGACATTCAGATGCCCGTGATGGACGGCTATGAAGCCACTACGCGCATCAGGGAGCAGGAAAGATTCCGGGAACTGCCCATTGTTGCCATGACCGCCCATGCCATGACCGAGGATAAGGCCAGAAGTAAGGCAGTGGGTATGAACGGGCATGTTGCCAAGCCTTTTGATCCTGAAGATCTGTTCAAGGTTCTTTCCGGTCTTGTCAATGTAAAGACAGCCCCTCCGGCATCGTGGGAGTCCGGTGTGCGTGAAAAGGTCGCGGATTCCATAGAAAAATTTTGCAGCATCAGCGGAATTGATACCGCTGTCGGACTCAGGCGTGTCCGGGGCAATGAAAAATTGTATCGCCGCATGCTCGCCGACATAAGCGAGAACTTTTCCCATGCAGACCGGGAATTCCATAAATTGCTGGATTCTGGCGAGCGGGAGAAAGCCGTGATGCTGGCTCATACCATCAAAGGGTCCGCTGCGATGTTGGGTGCCTCTGATCTTGCTGAATCTTCCGGGATTCTTGAACTTGCAATCGCTCATGGAGATGACGATACGCAGGAGAAACTTGCCCAGTTCAGTGAAAAGCTTGCTGAAGTGATGGAGGGGCTTGAGACATTACGGGTGGAAGAAGCAGATTGCAGTTCGGTTTTTGTTTCAGAGTTTTCGAAGGGTCTGATTGATATAGCAGAGCTGCGCAACGGTCTTGCTGAAATGGAACCGCTTCTGGTTAAAGGTTCTCCGGTGGAGAGTATGGAAAAAATTAACGGACTGCGCTCCCTGTACTGGCCTGACAGCCTGTCCGTTGATTTGGAAAGCCTGTTTAAACATGTCTCCGGCTATGAATTTAAAAAAGGGATTGAACTGCTTGGTGTCATTGACCAAAAGCTTTTTGATATGGAGAGAGTAAAATGA